The segment CCTGCATTTATATCCAATAAGGCAAAGCTAAAATTAACCTATGTGGTTAATGCCTACAATCCTGCTGCTAGCTATACTTCTATGGTAAGCAATGGAAATAAAAGTAGCAGAAAGAGTATTACTACTGATAAAAAGCAGTTCAGCAACAGAGGCGCAGGTACTGCTGTACCACTGTATATAACAACAGGAGAAAAATGAGTTTGCTTTGTGAAAAATACTAGCATAGGTTGGTATCCAATGCTGTCAACTCAAGAAGAATGGGTTTAAAAAATCCCTTCCTGTCCTCCTGAAAGGACCTCGTGACAAATAGAGCTGTGTTTGGTTTTGGAGAAAATAATTATTTCCAAATCCAAAAGCCACCGGTCTTGCCACGAGATCCTTTCAGGAGGACAAAAAAGGTAAGGATAAAAAAATCCTTAAATTGACAACATTCAGTGGATATCTTCGTCAGTAACTCTTTATTTAACTCTAATGCACAACTATCATCTTCTCTGTAAAGACCTTTTGACCCACTAGTATTTTAACAATATAAAGCCCATTCATCAGTTGATTGGTGGCTAACTGGTGGTGGGTAGTATGGGATACAGTTTTTTCATAGACAACCGACCCCTGTAAGGAGACTACCTGTATAGTTACTGTTTCCTCTTCCTGCTCTGGCCATTCCAGTTCAACTGCCTGATCTGTAGGGACAGGCCATATAGAGATTGTCTCTCTTTGAAGAGTATCTGCTATCACTCTGGCCGAAGAACCTCCAGAGCAGGCACCATTGATACCTACATGCAAGGGCATCATAAAGCGTATGGCACCATTGTATTTGAGCTCTTTGGTTATACCATTTTGTACTTCCCGAATCAATACCGGATGCATCATCCCTGTAGTGTAGGAGCTGGCTCCAAATACAAGCGAATGTTGTGCATTTTCACAGATAAAAGCAGGCGGATCAGATGTTGTCATACTTTTGGCTGGATAGATCAACCCTCCCAGTAATTCTGTTTTGCCACAATCGGTTGTTTTGATCACATAACCTCTCTGTTCGGTCTTCATACCTAATATCCATAACGTAGCTCCTTTGTTCCAGATTTGTCCGGGTAGAATTTCACTGTTGAATTGTCGTGCCCATACTTTCTGCTGAGGATACAACGTAATCAGATTGACAGACTCCATATCCTGCAGATATAGTTTTCCGGCCTGTGCCGAACTGGTGTAACTCCGTATTTTACAGTGTTTGATCACAATAGGACGCTTGCACAAATGTTCTATCGAAATACCGAAGCCAAAATGCTCGATGATAAGAGGCGGACTATTTTCATTGCCATCTTTGACTACCAGCTTCATAGCAAACTGATCCCCACCATTCACCACAGCTCCAAAGCCCATAAATTTTCGTACACTTACGGGTATGTTATAGGTTCGGTTATTCGCCTGGTAGGTACCTGTTTTGAGATAAATCACCGACTTACCTGAGTTGATTGTATTTTGCCAGTTGGTGTTATCTCCATACCAGCCTGGCGAGGAAAGCTGAGCCCATTTGGTGATGTCTCCCTCATCGTAGTCAGGTGTTTCTTCCACCGGAATATTTAAAGCCCGTGTACCATTCGCATACAGATTGGATACTGCACCATTTACATATCCCTGTAGCGTAAGCCCACTAACCAATGTGCCTTTGTTGTTAATGGCAGTGCGGTAGCCTGTTGCCGTAACCGTTCGGACGAAAAGATTCCCATTCACATTATCAATCGCACTTACACTACTGCTACCACCTGAAAGAGTTGCTTCCAGAAGAGTAATCATACCATATTGGTTAAGATTACGTACCGCAGGTACTGAGTTTGTACTGGTTAGTTTGCGGATAAGTAGAATATTACCATCATTCTCTATGCCTGTAACCTTTTGATTGGTAAGCGAAATATCCTCGAAAGTGATACTATATTCTGCTCTGCATGCCTGAATGCCATAATCAAAGCCCGTTATTGCCACCTTCTTTAACATACAGGGGCCAGGATAGGCACGTCGCATACTGATGCCTGCTTTCCCGGACCGATCTTCAGATCGAACCTCTACATTGACTATACCCCCACTGTTATTGGCTATAAAGTCAATACCTATGGCACCTGCATTGCCAGATCCTACACTGACTGTCAGATCCCGGATGTAATTATGAAACTGATAAATACCATCTGGTGAGGAAAGCACGGCTTTAGGTACACTGGCATTGGTAAATCCGGACGTACTGTTTTTCAGCTTAATAATTGTTTGTCCTTTTCCCTGACCCATCATCATCATCGCTTGTCCAATCCAGGTTAATGTGTTAGAGACAAGGTAGGTACCACGCGGAAAGTATAGGGTTTTGGGACGGGCATAGAAGTAGGCCGATTCTCCCCCGGTGTCTACACCTTTTCGATTGGCGTCCAGAGCTGCCTGTATGGCCTTCGTGTCGTCTGTGACCCCATCACCTTTGGCTCCATACTGTTTCACATTGAAGAAACCGCCTGTATTGGCAATAGTGTATCCATCATATTGTTGAATATGAGTGCTGTCTAAACTGCTTGGGTAATTGATTAACTGGGCATTTGACTGGATATACGCACTGGAAAGAAGTAAAATACTCAGAATTATTTTTTTCATCATTCAAATCTCCTGCACGAGGCTAACTAGGGTTAATTAAAATCAGAATCCGGTTTCGGGCGGAATTCTATCTGTTAGAGGGTGATAATTCTTACAAGCGCTTGCATGAATAGATACGTTTTGTGAGGGGTAAAAGATGCCGCAATTGTTGTGCAAAAGGTACGCGTTGAAAGGGTGTTAACCAGGAGGGGAGATGGCTGAATTTTAAGCTCTAACAAGATGAGATAGTTGTTTTTTACCTGCTAGTGGTACTATTTATTACCAGATTGCTATAGGAGGCCAAGAAAATGTGGGCCTACTGGTAGATGACTGTATTTTGACTTATTTAATTCTTACATGTTACTTGTATTTTATTTTTCATTCTTCTGCCCTTCCGCCAAATTAACTTTTCTACGTAATGTAAGACTGCCTGATTTCTTATCTTAAGTCAAGGAACTCTAGTATCCGGCTTATCTACCTTTGGAGTATTACTAAAAAAGTGTTTCTAACAATTTAACGCCATGTACTATGAAACAATCACTTTATGTAAAAGCCCTGTTATTTTTTGCGGGCATTATTGGAGCTGCCGTTGGCATTGGCCAGTTGATTTTCCCTGTTGCTTTTGAAGCTTCTACTGGGATAGATATAGCAGGCAATAGTAGTTTATTAAGCGAGATCCGTGGATCAGGAGGTACTCTGTTAGCTGCAGGAGTAGTTATGATTTTAGGGGCATTTATGCCGTCTTTAAGCGCTAAGGCTCTATTTATTGCTGCCTTGTTTTATCTGTGTTACGGCTTATCCAGAGTATATGGTATGTTGATTGATGGTATACCTGATCAAGGTTTGGTTTTGGTAACTATAGGTGAAATCATAATCGGTAGTGCAGTTTTAACGGCCTATCGGAGATTGCAAAGGCAATGATTTTACGGCTTATCTGTATGGAACATAATTCTTTTTCTGATTCTGCTCAGAGACTCTGGAGTTACGCCTATATAAGAGGCTATGTAAACAAGAGGCACTCTGTTTAAAATTTCGGGTCTTGTTTCCAATAAAGCCAGGTATCTTTGTTCCGGATTGAAACAGGTAAGTAGGGTGATATAACTTTCGGCCTTTTTGTAATCATCAGACAATAAAGTATATATCAGATGTTCAAGAGAGGGATTGGTTTTGTGCATGGTAATTTCCTGTTCTTTTGTGCCACTAAGTAAAATGCAATCTTCCAGACATTGTACGCTACTCTCTGCAGGTTTGCGATCCATATAGCTGGAATACAAAACAACAGGTTCTTTTTCCAGAAAGAAATCCGATGTCTTTTCTACTCCGTCAATGATTCTGAATTGGCGGAGACATCCTTGTAGCACAAAGTAGCATTTCTTACAGATGCTTCCTGCCTGTACAACAAATTGCCCTTTCCTGAATCTCTCTATGGATGTGTTGTCCAGAATCAGGTTAATCTCGTCTGAACTAAACTTATTGAATTTGAGTAAAAACTGCCTGGCAATATCCTGCATGTTGCTTGTTTTTAAAGATGTAAACCCTGGTTGTACCTATATATATCAGGAAATTACAGCGAGACTTATTTCGCTGTAACGGTACAACTATCTATTCTGACAAAATACGGAAAATTGCCTTGACTATAAACAACAGAGCGGATGTAAGGCCGGAATACAGGAAGGAGTACAGATTACTAAGGGTAGCTTAGTCCCAGAATTGTCATTTGACTAGTATTTTATATAACCTAGAAAGAGAACAGAGATAATAATCAGAAACAGTGCTGTAATCCAAAGCAACTTGTATCTGTGCAGATAAAATTGGAATGCCTGTTTAGTAGTATCACTAACCAGATCTAATTGCTGACGTTTTGCCTTGAATTTCTGTAGAGAGTCCTCTGTATCAATATCTGCCGAAGGTTGGTCATCTGTATGGGTCCACTCTTCTTCCAGTGCAGTTTCAAATACGGAGAGGTCTCCTCCTTTCTGGATATATGTTTCCACTTGTGCCTTTTCTTGTGGGGTACAGTTGCCTTGCAGGTATTTTTCTACTAATTCTTTTGTAATATGAGTATCCAATGGATGTCCTATTTGCTTTTTATACCAGTTGATCCTGTTGATGTATACATGATAGTATATCTGTCACAGGTTTCCATAAAATAGTCTTTTGTATGGTTCTGCTTTTCAGAAAATGGTGTTAATACTGAAAATAGTGGTATAAAAATAGGAATATATTTAAGTAAATACTATCAGATATTCAAAATACTAGCTTGTGGTACTATCTTTTTTACTGTTACATGAACATTTTGTTATGTTTTCAGGGGTATAATGGGTAGCACACGTTTAATGAAAGAGAAAAGTACCTGTCTAGGCACTTTTCTCTTTCATTAATTCTAAATCTATGTTTTGGGATAAACCTTTAGGAATACCTAATGTACTGGGCGAAACCGACATACTGACTAATACTTTCCGGATCTGATGTGCCTGTTGTATCATCTGAAGTCTGATTTGTTTGATCCCTACCGCAAACTCCTGCTGAGCCTGTCGTAAGGCTTGTTCCTTATCCTGATACTCCTGCTGAAAACGCAGCAGATCTTCTTCCATCTGTTTTAGGTTTGTTACAGAATCATCTTTTTCGTCAAACAACTGTTCATGGCAATCTACTGCCCATTGAAGCTTACGCAATGCGCGAAGTAATGCCTGATACTGTTTCTCATCTACTCTTGCCATAGGTTTTGGTTGGGTCTGATTGCACATAGTTAAAAAAATAGGTTTTCTATCCCTGTAATGGTATATACCCTGATTTTATAGCCTACCCTAGCCAGGTATGTCTATTTTTTTTCATGAAGAGTTAAAAACATAGGTGTTAAAAAATAAATCAGCCTGTATGACTAGGGTAGAGGCTGTATTTGAGGTAGTATGTTATATGAGCGAGTGGGACGCAAAGAATAACAGAATCGATTGTGCATTATAACTATCTGGTCAAAAGCTAAAAAGGGTTTTATTTATCACACCTGTCCCGCCGTGGCGGGAAGTTTCTTTCAGAAGGAAAGGATGGTATATATTGGTAGAAAGAGAGCAAAGTTGACTTTAATCGTGTGTGGTTGTGTAGGTGCGTTGGCAATCTTTTTCCCGCGAGGTTGGCCTTTGGCCTTGTGGGTAGAAGGATCGGGAAAAAGTGCCTTTTCTTTGGTTACTTTCTTTGGGCAAGCAAAGAAAGTGACAGGTGGTAGGAAGAGATATGAAAAGGAGCTATAAATAAGTATGGATACTAGCAAGCAAAAAATGAAGAGGTTGCAAATAGAGTGAAGAAAGAGACAATAAACCACTAAAAGATAAGAAAAAAACAGAAGCCACAGGAGGAGCGATGCTGTGGACTATAAGCCCTCATATAGGGAAAACATACTATAAGTAGACATCAGTCTACTGAAGTTAAAAGAATAAATGATAAACCAATTACAACCTATACTTCTATGAAATTACTACTACATACATATAAATTAAACATAGGATTGTGTCTGATTATATATGTTTTGGGAACAATTACATCTTACGCCTTTGAAGGCCAAGCCAATCAAGCACCCAGATTAAATCCAATCGGTAACCAATCTGTCATTATCGGACAGACAGTTTCCTTTACAGCAACCGCCTCAGATGCAGACAGTGGACAATCGCTTACCTATAGTCTGGAGAACGGGCCGGAAGGAGCAAGTATTGATCCTGTCAGTGGGGTATTTCGGTATACACCAGATAGTACAGGAGTAGTAACACTTACCATTCGGGTAACAGATAATGCATCCCTTCCACTATGGGATGAAGAAGAAGTGACACTATCTATCGTATATCCTCCTATTCGAATCAATTGTGGGGGTACAGAACTTAATACCGCAGCAGGTCTTACCTTTGTTTCGGATCGGTATACCAGTAATAGTAGTGATGAACATTATTTTCCGGATGCAGCTATTGAAGGTACTACCAGCGACGAACTGTATCGTACCTTCCGGAGTGGCGATAATTTTTCATACAATATTCCGGTAACAAATGGCAGCTATCAGGTGATCCTGCACTTTGCTGAAGTGTATTATACCACAGCCAATCAACGCAGATTTTCTATTAACCTGGAAGGCGGTGATACAGAGATAGCTAATCTGGATGTCTTTACTTCTGCTGGTGGAGCTAACAAAGCCCTTGTCAATACATATCTGATAACGGTGAATGATGGCACGCTGGATCTGGAGTTAAATAGCAGCATTAGCCGGGGACTGATTTCTGCTATTGAAGTTATACCTGCGGTCTCTGATCCATCTTTGTCGACAGTGCGTATTAATTGTGGAGGACCAGAAATAACGGTTGGCGGAACAATATTCGGAGCAGATCAATACTTTACAGATAGTAGTGAATCGCGTTTTCCTGGTACTACCCGGATTGCCAACACTACGAATGATGAGCTATATCGTACCTTTCGAAGTGGTGATACCTTTTCCTATACTATCCCGGTAGCAAACGGCAACTATCAGGTGGTGCTGCATTTTGCAGAAATATACTATACATCAGCCAATCAGCGTAAGTTTTCTATTAACCTGGAAGAGGGTGATCAGGAAGTCACTGACCTGGATGTGTTTGTATCAGCAGGAGGTGCTAATAAAGCTCTGACCAATACCTATATCGTAACAGTAGAAGATGGTATGCTGGATCTGGTATTTACCAGTACCATCAGCCGGGCTATGATTTCGGCTATTGAGGTAATTCCATTGATTACAAATCCAGGGAGTGGGAATCCATCTGCTACTGAAATGACACTAAAGGTGTTTCCTAACCCATCCAATAGTGGTGTTATCGTAGAGTTTGAATCTGCTGAAAATTTGTCGGCTACTTTAGAAGTATATACGCTGCAGGGAGTCTTGATTGAGAAGCATACAACTAACTTTATTCAGATTGGATCAGAAAAATTGCTGGTGCTGAATCAGGAAGCTTCGCTAGCATCGGGGTTATATCTGGTGAAGGTCGAAACCAATGGAAAGCATACACAAAAGAAACTCGTTATTAATCGGTAGAAGCGGTGTAGTAAGAGTGTGGGTTGTGGTTTAACAGACTGATATAGTGTAAAGAGTAATGAGCCGGGTTTTAGTATAACGTTTTTTAAGGGTAAGATATGGGTTAGATATCTTTTATAGAGGTGGTGGCAGATAGTACTTTTTAAAAAATGTAAGAGACCGAAAGAAACAGGAAAACGAGATCTGTATGTACGCGTAAATTTTTTCGGAACCATTTCAGACAGTCATTCATATGGAATTCGACTGTTTTTACGGACACCTGTAACTGGCTGGCGATTTCACGATAGGATAGTTCTTCCTGGCGGTGTAATAGAAAAATTTCTTTTTTTCGTGCGGGAAGGGCATTCAGTGCGCATTGATATAGCTGGAGATAATCCGTAAAATGCAGATCCTGCTCTGTTGGATTGGCATTAGGAGTTTGTCCTTCAAATGAAAAGTTGACGGTAACCGGTGAGTTGGTTTGTTTGCGCAGATAACGGAAAATTTCATTTTTAATAATGGTAAAAATATAGGCTTGAAAAGATCGTTGTGGATCAATCTTGTCTTTATTCTGCCAAACCTTCATAAATACATCGTGAACAATCTCTTCAGTTAGGGCTTGAGATTTGGTTATTTTAAAGGCTAGCCGGAATAAACGCGGATGGTATCGATAATACAATTTATCGAATGCCTTCTCATCTCCCTGTTGCCAGTCAGAGATAAGTACCGTATCCGGGGGAGAATTGTGTGTGTCTTTCATAAGGTCCTATTGCTTAGTGCTATAAAAAATGAATAGAGAAGGGGAAGAGAAGTTATGCCAGACTTTTATTTATGTTTTTTTTATACTTATAGAAAAAATTCTATTGGCAACTACTCAACTAGAGTAAAATACGTAAAACACCTGAGGAAAGTACATTTATTTTCAGACTATTTTTGAAAATATTGGGAATGTTACAAAAAATATTGTGTAGTGTACAAATTGAAAAGGATAGATTCTGTAGAAAGGTTCAGATACTCAGTAGATTGTCTGAATTATATCTTTGCCTATTTTGAGATTGCTCTATCTTAGAAAAATAACCCCCTTTTTTGGGCTGAACCTAGACAGAACAAGGTATGGGTATATATACTTTTGTGTTGTTTATAGAAAGAACAGGAGGATTAATTTTGTTTGTTGTGTTGTTTTATTTGAAAGTGAAATGCCTTTCTTTTGTGTTTCTTACCTAACAATACTGGATTAAACTACCTCATCCGTTTGCATTTTTCAGGACAACCTATCAAACAGTTTGATCTTACTCCACTGGCAAAGGCAGGAGTGTTTGTGATACATATCGGGAATGATGAACCGGAAGGAGGACATGATATCTTCAAGCCTCACCGTGACAGGCATTATATGTTGATTATTGCTCTGGGCGGATCTCTGAAGATGATGCTTGATTTTGAAGAGGTGCTGATAAATCAACCTTCTATGTTGCTGGTTTTTCCAGAGCAGGTGCATCATGTAGTTGAACTGAAAGATCCTCAGGGATGGGCTATTCACTTTGATCCTTCGCTGATTCAGGAGGAGTTTCAGCGTGTATTACAAACAGGCTTTGCCAAACCTCTGCTTTTTACGCAAACAGACACATTACAGGCTCAGGTAATTACCATTGCAAGTCTGATGCACCAACTCCAATCTGAAGTACCTACTACCTATACAGGAAGAACTATGCATGAACTGCTGGCCGCCATCCTGAGTCTGCTGGCTGGAAAGTTCTCTCAGATGCCGGTTGGAAATAAATCCAAAGAAGGCCGTCCCTCTATTATTGAACGGGATTTCAGCCAATTGCTATTACGTTATTATAAAACCTGGAAGCAACCATCCCAGTATGCACAGGCGTTGTCTGTATCTGTTTCACATCTGAATGATACTGTCAAAGATATCAGTGGGTATCCGGTATCGGTACGCATACAACAAACATCCATTCTGGAAGCCAAACGATTGTTGTACTTTACTAATCTGAGTGTAAAAGAGATTGGCTATGAAGTTGGCTATGACAATCCGGTTTATTTTTCAAAGCTATTTAAAAAAGCCACAGATCTGACGCCACTGGAGTTTCGCCAGCAATTCCGCGATTAGAACTATTCTTCCCTCTTTTACGGCTATAATATCCTGTTTTTTCCCTCTTCCTTTGCTATGTCAAAAACAAAGGGAAATGTCGATAGATTTATCTGCTTTCCTACCCCTTTTCTAGAAATAAAGAAAAATTTTGGTACAAAGAGAATAAAGTAAACTTCAATCGTGGTTGGTGGTGAAGGTGCGTAGGGCTTCCTTTTCCCGCGAGGTTGGCCTTTGGCCTTGCGGGGGGAAGGATCGGGAAAAGGCGCCCTTTTTTGCTTCGTTTTTTGGGCAAGCAAAAAATGAAGGAGCCACAAGAAGAATGATGTTTGGAACAATAAACAAATAAAGGAAA is part of the Xanthocytophaga agilis genome and harbors:
- a CDS encoding DUF4345 domain-containing protein, with translation MKQSLYVKALLFFAGIIGAAVGIGQLIFPVAFEASTGIDIAGNSSLLSEIRGSGGTLLAAGVVMILGAFMPSLSAKALFIAALFYLCYGLSRVYGMLIDGIPDQGLVLVTIGEIIIGSAVLTAYRRLQRQ
- a CDS encoding RNA polymerase sigma-70 factor is translated as MKDTHNSPPDTVLISDWQQGDEKAFDKLYYRYHPRLFRLAFKITKSQALTEEIVHDVFMKVWQNKDKIDPQRSFQAYIFTIIKNEIFRYLRKQTNSPVTVNFSFEGQTPNANPTEQDLHFTDYLQLYQCALNALPARKKEIFLLHRQEELSYREIASQLQVSVKTVEFHMNDCLKWFRKNLRVHTDLVFLFLSVSYIF
- a CDS encoding glycosyl hydrolase family 28-related protein, which encodes MMKKIILSILLLSSAYIQSNAQLINYPSSLDSTHIQQYDGYTIANTGGFFNVKQYGAKGDGVTDDTKAIQAALDANRKGVDTGGESAYFYARPKTLYFPRGTYLVSNTLTWIGQAMMMMGQGKGQTIIKLKNSTSGFTNASVPKAVLSSPDGIYQFHNYIRDLTVSVGSGNAGAIGIDFIANNSGGIVNVEVRSEDRSGKAGISMRRAYPGPCMLKKVAITGFDYGIQACRAEYSITFEDISLTNQKVTGIENDGNILLIRKLTSTNSVPAVRNLNQYGMITLLEATLSGGSSSVSAIDNVNGNLFVRTVTATGYRTAINNKGTLVSGLTLQGYVNGAVSNLYANGTRALNIPVEETPDYDEGDITKWAQLSSPGWYGDNTNWQNTINSGKSVIYLKTGTYQANNRTYNIPVSVRKFMGFGAVVNGGDQFAMKLVVKDGNENSPPLIIEHFGFGISIEHLCKRPIVIKHCKIRSYTSSAQAGKLYLQDMESVNLITLYPQQKVWARQFNSEILPGQIWNKGATLWILGMKTEQRGYVIKTTDCGKTELLGGLIYPAKSMTTSDPPAFICENAQHSLVFGASSYTTGMMHPVLIREVQNGITKELKYNGAIRFMMPLHVGINGACSGGSSARVIADTLQRETISIWPVPTDQAVELEWPEQEEETVTIQVVSLQGSVVYEKTVSHTTHHQLATNQLMNGLYIVKILVGQKVFTEKMIVVH
- a CDS encoding helix-turn-helix transcriptional regulator, with product MHFSGQPIKQFDLTPLAKAGVFVIHIGNDEPEGGHDIFKPHRDRHYMLIIALGGSLKMMLDFEEVLINQPSMLLVFPEQVHHVVELKDPQGWAIHFDPSLIQEEFQRVLQTGFAKPLLFTQTDTLQAQVITIASLMHQLQSEVPTTYTGRTMHELLAAILSLLAGKFSQMPVGNKSKEGRPSIIERDFSQLLLRYYKTWKQPSQYAQALSVSVSHLNDTVKDISGYPVSVRIQQTSILEAKRLLYFTNLSVKEIGYEVGYDNPVYFSKLFKKATDLTPLEFRQQFRD
- a CDS encoding Crp/Fnr family transcriptional regulator, translated to MQDIARQFLLKFNKFSSDEINLILDNTSIERFRKGQFVVQAGSICKKCYFVLQGCLRQFRIIDGVEKTSDFFLEKEPVVLYSSYMDRKPAESSVQCLEDCILLSGTKEQEITMHKTNPSLEHLIYTLLSDDYKKAESYITLLTCFNPEQRYLALLETRPEILNRVPLVYIASYIGVTPESLSRIRKRIMFHTDKP
- a CDS encoding malectin domain-containing carbohydrate-binding protein, producing MKLLLHTYKLNIGLCLIIYVLGTITSYAFEGQANQAPRLNPIGNQSVIIGQTVSFTATASDADSGQSLTYSLENGPEGASIDPVSGVFRYTPDSTGVVTLTIRVTDNASLPLWDEEEVTLSIVYPPIRINCGGTELNTAAGLTFVSDRYTSNSSDEHYFPDAAIEGTTSDELYRTFRSGDNFSYNIPVTNGSYQVILHFAEVYYTTANQRRFSINLEGGDTEIANLDVFTSAGGANKALVNTYLITVNDGTLDLELNSSISRGLISAIEVIPAVSDPSLSTVRINCGGPEITVGGTIFGADQYFTDSSESRFPGTTRIANTTNDELYRTFRSGDTFSYTIPVANGNYQVVLHFAEIYYTSANQRKFSINLEEGDQEVTDLDVFVSAGGANKALTNTYIVTVEDGMLDLVFTSTISRAMISAIEVIPLITNPGSGNPSATEMTLKVFPNPSNSGVIVEFESAENLSATLEVYTLQGVLIEKHTTNFIQIGSEKLLVLNQEASLASGLYLVKVETNGKHTQKKLVINR